Genomic window ([Chlorobium] sp. 445):
CAGCGCAATTTGCGCTTGAAGGTTTTAGATGGAAAGGCTTTGCCTGAAGGTTGGCTTGGAAAAGCGTGGGCATGCCAACAACTTGCTGAGGCAGCAAGCGGCGAGCTCCTGCTCTTTACCGATGCCGACACGGTGCACAACCCCGATGCAGCACGCCGTGCTGTTGCAACCCTGCTCACCACAAAGTCCGATATGCTGACTGCTGTGCCATATCAAGTGATGCAGTCGTTTTGGGAAAAATGGGAGTGCCATTGGTGCATTTTCTTATTATGTGCTTTTTGCCCATGTCGCAGGTGTGGCAGAGTCACAATACCGCCTTTGCTTTTGCATGCGGACAGTTCATTCTCTTTCGGCGCGAGTTCTACCAAAAAATTGGCGGACACGCTGCTGTTCGAACTGCCCTTGTAGAAGATGTCTGGCTTGTGAAAGCTACAAAGCGTGCAGGCGGTAAAGCTATGGTCTTCAACGGTATCGATAGCGTCAGTTGCAGAATGTATAACTCGTTTAGTGATGTCTGGAAAGGCTTTTCAAAAAATCTTTTTGCCGGTGTGAATTATAACTACGCTGGCATGACTGGTATTGCGCTGATGATGTTTGCCTGCTTCGTTGCGCCGTATTTTTTCTTTGTCGGCTCATTTTTTATTGCCCCGTTTTCACTTGAGTGGTTTGGCTTACCACTTGCTCAAATTCTGCTTGCAATTCTGATGCGACTTATCGTTGCCCAGCGCTTTCAGTTGCCCATGCTGAGCGTGTGGCTTCACCTTATCTCGATTCTGCTCTTTATTGGTATTGCGCTTAATTCCATGCGGCTGATATGGTCGGGTAAAGGCGCAGAGTGGAAAGGTCGACGATATAATTTTTCTAAGGCAACATCACAGAGCGGTGGCTAATCACGGTAATTTTCCATCAAGGCTATGAATTGCGCAAAAAGGTAATGTGAGTCGTGCGGACCTGGCGAGGCTTCTGGGTGATACTGCACACTGAAGACGGGTAACTTCTTGTGCCGAAAGCCTTCGACGGTTTGGTCATACAGGTTCAGATGCGTGAGCTCCAAGTGCTTAGGCATGGATTTAAGTCTCACCGCAAAACCATGATTCTGCGCTGTGATTTCAATCTGTCCAGTGATAAGATTCTTTACGGGGTGGTTGCTGCCGTGATGACCAAACTTCAACTTGTAAGTTTCTGCGCCAAAAGCCAGTGCCAAAAGTTGATGCCCTAAGCAAATTCCAAATATCGGGATTTCTCGCTTTGCGAATTTCGGATTAGCAAGTTTTTGAATCGTCTCGATAGCGTAGCCCAGCGCCTCTGGGTCTCCGGGTCCATTTGAGAGAAAGATACCGTTGGGGTGCATTGCCAGCACATCTTCGGCGGGCGTATTGGCAGGCACCACGGTTACTTTGCAACCCGAGCGGTTGAGCAAATTGAGAATGTTGCGCTTGATACCGTAGTCAAACGCTACTACTC
Coding sequences:
- a CDS encoding carbamoyl phosphate synthase small subunit, whose translation is MKPAKLVLESGDVFEGISFGYDSDAEGEVVFNTAYTGYQEILTDPSYAGQIVVMAYPLIGNYGTNPEDMESQRVWAAGFVVKEHSEIASNFTARQSLDEFLKMHKVSGISGIDTRRLVRLLREKGAQRGIITTAEQSKEHLVARARSLPEMAGLDLASGVSTKQSYEYALPEDPQYRVVAFDYGIKRNILNLLNRSGCKVTVVPANTPAEDVLAMHPNGIFLSNGPGDPEALGYAIETIQKLANPKFAKREIPIFGICLGHQLLALAFGAETYKLKFGHHGSNHPVKNLITGQIEITAQNHGFAVRLKSMPKHLELTHLNLYDQTVEGFRHKKLPVFSVQYHPEASPGPHDSHYLFAQFIALMENYRD